A stretch of the Archangium violaceum genome encodes the following:
- a CDS encoding esterase/lipase family protein — MSTALRHLSPRARRASRALVLALLAVVTGCASVPEARPTPPPEYVPVLFVHGTDETPGSFFAMRDAFEEAGWPRERLHAVRLHPNNGQLPIEVMAYQIRRAAEGLRKRTGAERIDVVAFSQGTLSSRYWMQELGGQPRVRRFVSISGPHHGTRAAYLKADPALVQMRPDSEFLRELNRRENPFGDTEVFSFWTPLDSTVIPADSARLPGATERTFFVLAHQMMLTNPAVISATVEALAKTSNP, encoded by the coding sequence ATGTCCACCGCTCTCCGTCACCTCTCTCCGCGCGCTCGCCGGGCGTCGCGGGCCCTCGTGCTGGCGCTGCTCGCCGTCGTGACGGGCTGCGCCAGCGTGCCCGAGGCCCGTCCCACGCCTCCGCCCGAGTACGTACCCGTGCTGTTCGTGCACGGCACCGACGAGACACCGGGCTCCTTCTTCGCGATGAGGGACGCGTTCGAGGAGGCGGGATGGCCAAGGGAGCGGCTCCACGCGGTGCGCCTGCACCCCAACAACGGCCAGCTGCCCATCGAGGTGATGGCCTATCAGATCCGCCGCGCGGCGGAGGGCCTGCGCAAGCGCACCGGAGCCGAGCGCATCGACGTGGTGGCGTTCAGCCAGGGGACGCTGTCCTCGCGCTATTGGATGCAGGAGTTGGGAGGCCAGCCCCGCGTGAGGCGCTTCGTCTCCATCTCGGGGCCGCACCACGGCACGAGGGCGGCGTATCTGAAGGCGGACCCCGCGCTGGTGCAGATGCGCCCGGACAGCGAGTTCCTGCGCGAGCTGAACCGCCGCGAGAACCCGTTCGGCGACACCGAGGTCTTCTCCTTCTGGACGCCGCTCGACAGCACCGTGATCCCCGCTGACAGCGCGCGCCTGCCCGGCGCCACCGAGCGCACCTTCTTCGTGCTCGCGCACCAGATGATGCTGACCAACCCGGCCGTCATCTCCGCGACCGTGGAGGCGCTGGCGAAGACCTCGAACCCGTAG
- a CDS encoding adenylate/guanylate cyclase domain-containing protein — translation MFTDMVGLSPEARRDEALNNELREEHGRLVRGLLSGHGGREIKRLEDGFLVEFDEALPAVACALELQSALCARNECVPSARRVELRIGIHLGSVVHRDGDVFGEGVNLAARLESLARPGSLYVSEPVVLQVRSQVLAPVVRLGRSDLKNIRLPVPVYRIDPPVRRRRRSWMSRLRGLLPGGRARS, via the coding sequence ATGTTCACGGACATGGTGGGGCTCAGCCCCGAAGCCCGGCGGGACGAGGCGCTCAACAATGAGCTGCGCGAGGAGCATGGACGGCTCGTGCGCGGACTGCTGTCCGGACATGGAGGACGCGAAATCAAGAGGCTGGAGGACGGCTTCCTCGTCGAGTTCGACGAGGCGCTGCCGGCGGTGGCGTGCGCGCTGGAGCTGCAGTCGGCGTTGTGCGCGCGCAACGAGTGCGTGCCGTCCGCGCGACGGGTGGAGTTGCGCATCGGCATCCACCTGGGCTCGGTGGTGCACCGGGACGGAGACGTCTTCGGCGAGGGAGTGAACCTGGCCGCGCGGCTGGAGTCGCTCGCACGGCCCGGCTCCCTCTACGTCAGCGAGCCGGTGGTACTTCAGGTGCGCAGCCAGGTGCTGGCCCCCGTGGTGCGGCTCGGCCGGAGCGACTTGAAGAACATCCGCCTGCCGGTGCCCGTCTACCGCATCGACCCACCCGTGCGCCGCCGCCGCCGCTCGTGGATGTCACGCCTGCGGGGCCTGCTGCCCGGAGGCCGCGCCCGGAGCTGA
- a CDS encoding DUF2169 family type VI secretion system accessory protein, with product MRPWFTQTEGELRNRGTPKVITLTGIRTFSQPRGSASIYSASESSLYCGDHPCGVRCVMPNLKNLTPFAAVDLLSMTKQGAKALVVCVAGRFQLPPADQPSSEPPSPCAEQLPPPLSDLYWGEPGKSSLRHEAQTTYWRPGTDIYVSGQAWAPRGRPVKDVLVAVRVGPCRKGVQVFGDRVWSRGLLGLKPSEPRPFESMPLVYERSLGGNALTGGGHSALHESRNPVGRGLYASSRDAVDMPLPNLENPLHLLKSPTERIEPAGLGPIARSWQPRMCLAGTYDDTWVARRAPLWPTDFDERFFMAAAPGLSATPHLQGGEEVVLTGLSPDGRFAFPLPRHRLMMKACFNHRVERRCLILDAIHLEPDEGAMTLFWRTAIELNRDLERYEYGIVRQMEPWEELPT from the coding sequence ATGCGCCCCTGGTTCACACAAACCGAAGGAGAGCTACGTAACCGGGGCACTCCCAAGGTGATCACGCTGACCGGAATACGCACTTTCTCTCAACCACGGGGCTCCGCGAGTATTTACAGCGCTTCGGAGTCCTCCTTATACTGCGGGGATCACCCTTGTGGCGTCCGGTGCGTGATGCCAAATCTGAAGAATCTCACTCCCTTCGCAGCAGTGGACCTGTTGTCCATGACGAAGCAGGGAGCGAAAGCACTGGTTGTGTGTGTGGCGGGGCGCTTCCAACTGCCACCGGCAGACCAGCCCTCATCGGAGCCGCCCTCACCATGCGCGGAGCAACTCCCGCCACCACTCAGTGATTTGTACTGGGGAGAGCCCGGTAAATCCAGCCTACGACATGAGGCGCAGACGACCTATTGGCGACCGGGGACGGATATATACGTCTCTGGACAGGCCTGGGCACCCAGAGGTCGCCCCGTCAAGGACGTGCTGGTGGCAGTACGTGTTGGCCCCTGCCGCAAGGGCGTGCAGGTATTCGGGGACAGAGTGTGGAGCCGTGGGCTCCTTGGCCTGAAGCCTTCAGAGCCCAGACCCTTCGAGTCCATGCCTTTGGTCTATGAGCGCAGCCTGGGCGGCAATGCGTTGACGGGAGGCGGGCATTCCGCCCTGCACGAGTCCAGAAATCCCGTGGGCCGAGGCTTGTACGCATCGTCACGAGACGCGGTGGACATGCCTCTTCCCAATCTGGAGAACCCCCTGCATCTGCTGAAGAGCCCGACGGAGAGAATCGAGCCGGCAGGTCTTGGCCCTATTGCTCGCAGCTGGCAGCCTCGAATGTGCCTGGCTGGCACGTATGATGACACGTGGGTGGCTCGGCGCGCTCCCCTATGGCCCACGGACTTCGACGAGCGCTTCTTCATGGCAGCCGCACCAGGGCTCAGTGCCACCCCCCACTTGCAGGGGGGTGAAGAGGTCGTGCTGACTGGACTCTCGCCAGATGGGCGCTTCGCGTTTCCACTGCCCCGCCACCGTCTGATGATGAAGGCATGCTTCAATCACCGCGTCGAAAGACGCTGCCTGATACTGGATGCCATCCACTTGGAGCCGGATGAGGGGGCCATGACCCTCTTCTGGCGAACAGCCATCGAACTGAACCGAGACCTGGAGCGGTATGAGTACGGCATCGTGCGACAGATGGAGCCCTGGGAGGAGCTTCCCACATGA
- a CDS encoding glutathione S-transferase family protein, translating into MKELTLVVASKNYSSWSLRPYLALAHTGQPFREVVVQLDKPDTAANIAKYSPSGRVPALLHGDLVIWDSLAICEYLAELFPQAKLWPEAQAARAVARSVTAEMHSSFMNLRNHMSMNIRARRPGEGRAPGVAEDIARITSLWKECRARFGQGGPFLFGAFSIADAFYAPVVTRFVTYGVELDAECAAYRDAVLALPALKAWTEAARSEPPVARYEK; encoded by the coding sequence ATGAAAGAGCTCACCCTCGTCGTCGCCTCGAAGAACTACTCCTCCTGGTCGCTGCGGCCCTACCTCGCGCTCGCCCACACCGGGCAGCCCTTCCGCGAGGTGGTGGTGCAGTTGGACAAGCCGGACACCGCCGCGAACATCGCGAAGTACTCGCCCAGCGGCCGGGTGCCCGCGCTGCTGCACGGAGACCTCGTCATCTGGGACTCGCTGGCCATCTGCGAGTACCTGGCCGAGCTGTTCCCCCAGGCGAAGCTGTGGCCCGAGGCCCAGGCCGCTCGCGCCGTGGCGCGCTCCGTCACCGCGGAGATGCACTCGAGCTTCATGAACCTGCGCAACCACATGTCGATGAACATCCGCGCCCGCCGGCCCGGGGAGGGACGAGCCCCTGGCGTCGCCGAGGACATCGCGCGCATCACCTCGCTGTGGAAGGAGTGCCGCGCGCGCTTCGGACAGGGAGGGCCGTTCCTCTTCGGCGCCTTCTCCATCGCGGACGCCTTCTACGCGCCCGTCGTCACGCGCTTCGTCACCTATGGCGTGGAGCTGGACGCGGAGTGCGCCGCCTACCGGGACGCGGTGCTGGCCCTGCCGGCCCTGAAGGCCTGGACGGAGGCCGCCCGCAGCGAGCCGCCCGTGGCGCGCTACGAGAAGTAG
- a CDS encoding SMI1/KNR4 family protein: MMKELIGLASRCDPAFTGRIQGASPEEIARLEQLSERKLPDVYRELLSHMGRDMGGIGIAAVEFEINNLLRFLEEEGSAYDWPSRFLMIAEHKQDPYYHYFLDLDTLNDDGDCRVVSFDSTLEAHELDERHVHEQAPSLKALFLKLAFLCKCLGRFHHQEIAILTYPRLEKKSDNPLGALADFEQAALHLGFQKLPYSTPTALMLDRHDAAIYAKGGAIGRVAATLTGKDEHEILRIREILSDRAARN, from the coding sequence ATGATGAAAGAACTCATCGGACTCGCCAGCAGGTGCGACCCCGCGTTCACCGGAAGGATTCAAGGGGCTTCCCCTGAAGAGATTGCTCGGCTGGAGCAACTCTCCGAGCGCAAGCTTCCGGATGTCTACCGGGAGCTTCTGTCGCACATGGGCAGGGATATGGGAGGCATTGGCATCGCCGCCGTCGAATTCGAAATCAACAACCTGCTCAGGTTCCTCGAAGAAGAGGGGAGTGCGTACGATTGGCCCTCGCGATTCCTCATGATCGCCGAGCACAAACAGGACCCCTATTATCACTACTTCCTGGATCTCGACACGCTGAACGACGATGGGGATTGCCGCGTCGTCTCGTTCGACAGCACGCTCGAAGCGCACGAACTGGACGAACGCCATGTGCATGAACAAGCACCCAGCCTGAAGGCCCTCTTCCTCAAACTGGCGTTCCTCTGCAAGTGTCTGGGCCGATTTCACCACCAGGAGATCGCAATCCTCACCTATCCCCGACTCGAGAAGAAAAGCGACAACCCTCTGGGTGCCCTGGCTGATTTCGAGCAGGCAGCCCTCCACCTAGGCTTCCAGAAACTCCCCTACTCAACACCGACGGCCCTGATGCTCGACCGACACGACGCAGCCATCTACGCGAAGGGAGGTGCAATTGGAAGGGTCGCCGCCACGCTCACGGGCAAGGATGAGCATGAGATCCTGCGCATTCGAGAGATCCTCTCCGACAGAGCAGCACGGAATTGA
- a CDS encoding HAD family hydrolase, whose translation MTSPLRAVILDLGNVLVFHDNGLLFRKLGARAGLSPAEAESRLLATSWTPANRGLLGPEGLRREICRSLGVDLPMDEFNALWNCHFTIHEAVLPRVEGLVGRVKLVLLSNTNVLHVAYLRPLLPVLERFDSLVLSCEVGHVKPEPAIYKEALARAGCAPEEAAFFDDVNEYVQAANALGIRGHLFTTAQSFDAQLKALGL comes from the coding sequence ATGACCTCACCGCTCCGCGCCGTCATCCTCGATCTCGGCAATGTCCTGGTCTTCCACGACAACGGCCTGCTCTTCCGCAAGCTGGGAGCACGCGCGGGGCTGTCGCCCGCGGAGGCCGAGAGCCGGCTGCTCGCCACGAGCTGGACGCCAGCCAACCGGGGCCTGCTGGGGCCCGAGGGCCTGAGGCGCGAAATCTGCCGCTCGCTGGGGGTGGACCTGCCGATGGACGAGTTCAACGCCCTGTGGAACTGCCACTTCACCATTCACGAGGCGGTGCTGCCGCGGGTGGAGGGGCTGGTGGGGCGGGTGAAGCTGGTGCTGCTCTCCAACACCAACGTGCTGCACGTGGCCTACCTGCGGCCCCTGCTGCCGGTGTTGGAGCGCTTCGACAGCCTGGTGCTCAGCTGCGAGGTGGGCCACGTGAAGCCGGAGCCCGCCATCTACAAGGAGGCGCTCGCGCGCGCGGGCTGTGCCCCCGAGGAGGCCGCCTTCTTCGACGACGTGAACGAGTACGTCCAGGCCGCGAACGCGCTCGGCATCCGCGGCCACCTCTTCACCACCGCCCAGTCCTTCGACGCGCAGCTCAAGGCGCTGGGCTTGTAG
- a CDS encoding 3-oxoacyl-ACP synthase has translation MTPHQEGLAILALGLCTPLGLTARTTQVEMAAGTTRFFLTDVYKGTAEPARASVLTLLDCSLSRTERMASMAATALHDCLQGIRSNLGRLPLLLALPEPGRGATVSSELFLKLLQDSTPIRLEVAADNMLYKGRAGFFLALARAAKMLESQRVSCVLVGAVDSWCDTTSLRYLANVGRLPGRSRRDGIIPGEGAGFILVAQTTAMIGKGARPHGWVAAHAQAEEPNHFLQEKPNLADGLTEAFRQLRIHPRMGTRRVDEILSCQTGENFWAHEFDMAYLRNAALMPEPLAASLVAETLGDAGASAGVLGLGYALFRLSRTNPAQGQTPRILVYGCSDGGLVGACVVEGTR, from the coding sequence ATGACCCCCCATCAAGAGGGACTCGCCATCCTTGCGCTCGGACTGTGTACACCCCTGGGGCTCACGGCCAGAACAACCCAGGTAGAGATGGCCGCAGGTACGACCCGTTTCTTCCTGACGGACGTGTACAAAGGGACAGCAGAGCCAGCGAGAGCCTCCGTGCTGACTCTGCTGGATTGCTCCCTTTCACGCACGGAGCGTATGGCGTCCATGGCCGCCACCGCTCTACACGACTGCCTTCAAGGAATACGCTCGAACCTGGGCCGGCTCCCACTGCTCCTCGCACTGCCGGAACCCGGTCGTGGGGCAACTGTATCCAGTGAGCTGTTTTTGAAGCTCTTACAAGACTCCACGCCCATCCGCCTGGAAGTGGCCGCGGACAATATGTTGTATAAGGGGCGCGCTGGCTTCTTTCTCGCGCTGGCCCGGGCAGCAAAGATGCTCGAGTCACAGCGTGTGTCTTGTGTGTTGGTAGGGGCCGTGGACTCCTGGTGCGATACCACCTCGCTGCGCTACCTGGCCAACGTGGGTCGTCTGCCTGGGCGCTCACGGCGTGATGGAATCATTCCGGGAGAGGGGGCCGGGTTCATCCTGGTCGCCCAGACGACCGCCATGATTGGCAAAGGGGCTCGACCACACGGATGGGTGGCGGCTCATGCCCAGGCAGAAGAGCCCAATCACTTCCTACAGGAAAAACCCAATCTCGCGGATGGGTTGACAGAGGCCTTCCGCCAGCTACGCATCCATCCTCGAATGGGGACGAGACGCGTTGACGAGATTCTCTCCTGCCAGACCGGTGAGAACTTCTGGGCTCATGAGTTCGACATGGCATATCTCCGCAATGCCGCTCTCATGCCGGAGCCACTGGCAGCAAGCCTTGTAGCAGAAACGCTCGGAGACGCAGGCGCGTCCGCGGGAGTTCTCGGGCTGGGGTATGCGCTGTTTCGCTTGAGCAGGACGAATCCGGCACAGGGCCAGACTCCACGCATCCTGGTCTATGGCTGCTCCGATGGAGGTCTCGTCGGGGCATGCGTTGTGGAGGGAACCAGATGA
- a CDS encoding esterase/lipase family protein, which translates to MATKHHIYLVPGFFGFANLGELLYFGHVRDYFVAEMARRGVEVEVVQVLSHPTGSIRTRAADLFRAIEASGARDDDGPIHLIGHSTGGLDARLFVSPSASLGEGIDTEPFARRVRTVVTVSTPHAGTPLASFFLGLFGQKLLQLLSLFTVYVLRFGRLPLTVAFRLGSLLTRWDEQLGFRPTILDQLFEQLLGDFSVERREELVRFLGDVGNDASLVPQLTPEGIDLFNAGTQDRPGVRYGSVITQARPPSFRARLSAGLDPYAQLTHTVYSFLYGRAQNMPLTAIPLHTPAQMAALVEAYGAMPGPQACDGIVPTRSQVYGRVLAAVRADHLDAIGHFDQPAHRPPHVDWLISGSGFRRLQFERLWSTVVDFVLLET; encoded by the coding sequence ATGGCGACGAAGCACCACATCTATCTGGTCCCCGGCTTCTTCGGCTTCGCCAACCTGGGAGAGCTGCTCTACTTCGGGCACGTGCGCGACTACTTCGTGGCGGAGATGGCGCGCCGCGGCGTGGAGGTCGAGGTGGTCCAGGTGCTCTCGCACCCCACCGGCTCCATCCGCACGCGTGCCGCGGATCTCTTCAGGGCCATCGAGGCCAGCGGGGCCAGGGACGACGACGGCCCCATCCACCTCATCGGTCACTCCACGGGAGGACTGGACGCGCGGCTCTTCGTCAGCCCGAGCGCCTCATTGGGCGAGGGCATCGACACGGAGCCCTTCGCCCGCCGGGTGCGCACGGTGGTGACGGTGTCCACGCCTCACGCGGGCACGCCGCTGGCGTCCTTCTTCCTGGGGCTCTTCGGACAGAAGCTGCTGCAACTGCTGTCCCTCTTCACGGTGTACGTGCTGCGCTTCGGGCGGCTGCCGCTGACCGTGGCCTTCCGGCTCGGGAGCCTGCTGACGCGCTGGGACGAGCAGCTCGGGTTCCGCCCGACCATCCTGGACCAGCTCTTCGAGCAGCTCCTGGGAGACTTCTCCGTCGAGCGCCGGGAGGAGCTGGTCCGCTTCCTGGGCGACGTGGGCAACGACGCCTCGCTCGTCCCCCAGCTCACCCCCGAGGGCATCGATCTCTTCAACGCGGGCACGCAGGACCGGCCCGGGGTGCGCTACGGCTCGGTCATCACCCAGGCCCGGCCGCCCTCGTTTCGAGCGCGCCTGAGCGCGGGGTTGGATCCCTACGCCCAGCTCACACACACGGTGTACTCGTTCCTCTACGGGCGAGCCCAGAACATGCCTCTCACGGCGATTCCCCTGCACACGCCGGCGCAGATGGCGGCGCTGGTGGAAGCCTACGGGGCGATGCCGGGCCCCCAGGCCTGTGACGGCATCGTCCCGACGCGCTCGCAGGTGTACGGGCGGGTGCTGGCGGCGGTCCGCGCGGACCACCTGGACGCCATCGGCCACTTCGACCAACCGGCGCACCGGCCCCCGCACGTGGACTGGCTCATCTCGGGCTCCGGCTTCCGCCGGCTCCAGTTCGAGCGCCTGTGGAGCACCGTGGTGGACTTCGTCCTGCTGGAGACCTGA
- a CDS encoding S46 family peptidase, with the protein MRRLLALGLLWALPAVAEEGMWTYDGFPREAVKAAHGFEPSQAWLDRLRLSSVRLAGGCSASFVSPEGLVMTNHHCIRSCVQDLSSSKRDYLATGFLAKELKDELRCPKVEANQLVEMTDVTARLQGVTRGLSGAAFNTALKAEMSKIEGECATGPELRCDVVTLFNGGRYQLYKYRRFQDVRLAFAPEFSMAAFGGDPDNFNFPRFGLDAAFLRVWDANGQPLKTGSYLPWAKDGAKEGDLVFVSGHPGSTNRQSTVAELEFERDVSLPFLLVYMAERRGMLREYASSSPERFRTSRARLRSVENALKGMWGRHQALAEPSLLAGKRKAEAELRASVAADPKLKDHVGAWDAIARALDAYRPLMAEYRLEEVGFGFASELFDIARHLVRAADERPKPNTERLREYTEGQLPALRQQLLREAPITPEFEIVSMTFGFNKLRETLGADDPFVQVVLGREAPEDLARALVKGTKLFDVKERQRLLEGGKAAVEASKDPMILLARRVDARAREVRKRYEDTVESVLNKNGELLAQARLAVQGTSGYPDATFTLRLNYGVVKGWEQSGRQVSPLTTFAGAYARHTGKEPFRLPDSWLKARGKVPGETPLDMATTNDIIGGNSGSPMVDREGRVVGLIFDGNLQSLGGDYAYVPETNRAVAVHGEGLLRALEHIYGASRLVKELRANQR; encoded by the coding sequence ATGCGACGATTGCTTGCTCTCGGCCTCCTGTGGGCCCTCCCCGCTGTCGCGGAGGAGGGCATGTGGACCTATGACGGCTTCCCCCGCGAGGCCGTGAAGGCCGCCCATGGCTTCGAGCCCTCGCAGGCCTGGTTGGATCGCTTGCGGCTGTCCTCGGTCCGGCTGGCGGGCGGGTGCTCGGCGAGCTTCGTGTCGCCGGAGGGCCTGGTGATGACCAACCACCACTGCATCCGCTCCTGCGTGCAGGATCTGTCCTCCTCCAAGCGCGACTACCTCGCCACCGGCTTCCTCGCGAAGGAGCTGAAGGATGAGCTGCGCTGCCCCAAGGTGGAGGCGAATCAGCTCGTCGAGATGACGGACGTCACCGCGCGCCTCCAGGGCGTCACCCGGGGGCTGAGCGGCGCGGCCTTCAACACCGCCCTCAAGGCGGAGATGTCGAAGATCGAGGGCGAGTGCGCCACCGGGCCGGAGCTGCGCTGCGACGTGGTGACGCTCTTCAACGGTGGCAGGTACCAGCTCTACAAGTACCGCCGCTTCCAGGACGTGCGCCTGGCCTTCGCGCCCGAGTTCTCCATGGCCGCCTTCGGTGGGGACCCGGACAACTTCAACTTCCCGCGCTTCGGCCTGGACGCGGCCTTCCTGCGCGTGTGGGACGCCAATGGCCAGCCGCTGAAGACCGGGAGCTACCTGCCCTGGGCGAAGGACGGCGCGAAGGAGGGGGACCTGGTCTTCGTCTCCGGCCACCCGGGCTCCACCAATCGCCAGAGCACCGTGGCGGAGCTGGAGTTCGAGCGGGACGTGTCGCTCCCGTTCTTGCTGGTCTACATGGCGGAGCGGCGGGGGATGCTGCGCGAGTATGCCTCCTCCTCGCCGGAGCGCTTCCGTACCTCGCGCGCCAGGCTGCGCTCGGTGGAGAACGCGCTGAAGGGGATGTGGGGCCGGCATCAGGCTCTCGCGGAGCCCTCGCTGCTCGCCGGCAAGCGCAAGGCCGAGGCGGAACTGCGCGCCAGCGTGGCGGCGGACCCGAAGCTGAAGGACCACGTGGGCGCCTGGGATGCCATCGCCCGGGCCCTGGACGCCTACCGCCCGCTGATGGCCGAGTACCGGCTGGAGGAGGTCGGTTTTGGTTTCGCCTCCGAGCTCTTCGACATCGCGAGGCACCTCGTGCGCGCGGCGGACGAGCGGCCCAAGCCCAACACGGAGCGGTTGCGCGAGTACACCGAGGGCCAGCTCCCGGCGCTGCGCCAGCAGTTGCTGCGCGAGGCTCCCATCACCCCGGAGTTCGAAATCGTCTCGATGACCTTCGGCTTCAACAAGCTGCGCGAGACGCTGGGCGCGGATGATCCCTTCGTCCAGGTGGTGCTCGGCCGCGAGGCCCCGGAGGACCTGGCGCGCGCGCTGGTGAAGGGCACGAAGCTCTTCGACGTGAAGGAGCGCCAGCGGCTGCTCGAGGGTGGCAAGGCCGCGGTGGAGGCGTCGAAGGATCCGATGATCCTCCTCGCGCGCCGGGTGGACGCGCGGGCGCGTGAGGTGCGCAAGCGCTACGAGGACACGGTGGAGTCGGTGCTGAACAAGAACGGCGAGCTGCTCGCGCAGGCCCGGCTGGCGGTCCAGGGCACCTCGGGCTACCCGGACGCCACCTTCACCCTGCGCCTCAACTACGGCGTGGTGAAGGGCTGGGAGCAGAGCGGCCGGCAGGTGTCTCCGCTGACGACGTTCGCCGGTGCCTACGCGCGCCACACGGGCAAGGAGCCCTTCCGGCTTCCGGACTCGTGGTTGAAGGCCCGGGGCAAGGTGCCCGGCGAGACGCCGCTCGACATGGCCACCACCAACGACATCATCGGCGGCAACTCGGGCTCGCCCATGGTGGACCGCGAGGGGCGCGTGGTGGGTCTCATCTTCGACGGCAACCTGCAGTCGCTCGGCGGTGATTACGCCTACGTGCCGGAGACCAACCGCGCCGTCGCCGTTCATGGCGAGGGCCTCCTGCGGGCCCTCGAGCACATCTACGGCGCTTCGCGGTTGGTGAAGGAGCTGCGCGCCAACCAGCGGTAG
- a CDS encoding DUF4150 domain-containing protein, with translation MSNTSVNGRSIVHQGDGQTEVSATPDVCKTPSPSGPIPVPYVNVAQDSDLSEGSTSVFIEGNAIALKSSSLSTSTGDEPGTAGGGLISAKTKGKVTWSNYSIDVKIEGKGVVRFMDATQHNANTGNCIGIQMGKPDIVWAYGDDPLGSDKCPASNCGKDKATHRVPESPDSQAMARALIGMLEISRIKHSNAPTLKKGKGFMVGVLLCKGYEPTKGGLIYAAMSGEKNTPGFEKAVAALKDGEPRWTPCAGERVDLNQALCAPDMKPDAKFFENLVAGIPEILVDDGSGGRKPLNRPTPGNCAAPKLIQTARQAGHHPLSMTEVFYSPTKPESVTTLVTYTSQEDAEKKIIKELMSFGHNESVPSCASCQVILTPMLCNNTETSCA, from the coding sequence ATGAGCAACACTTCAGTCAATGGCCGTTCCATCGTGCATCAAGGAGATGGACAGACCGAGGTCAGCGCGACCCCAGATGTATGCAAGACGCCTTCACCTTCGGGTCCCATTCCCGTCCCCTACGTCAATGTAGCCCAGGACAGCGATCTGTCCGAGGGCAGTACCTCGGTCTTTATCGAAGGAAATGCCATTGCCCTGAAGAGTTCCTCGCTCTCGACCAGCACGGGGGATGAGCCAGGCACAGCAGGTGGTGGCCTCATCTCCGCCAAGACGAAAGGCAAGGTGACATGGAGCAATTATAGCATTGACGTGAAGATCGAGGGCAAAGGCGTCGTTCGGTTCATGGACGCCACCCAGCACAATGCCAATACCGGGAATTGTATTGGTATCCAGATGGGCAAACCCGACATCGTCTGGGCCTATGGTGACGACCCTCTCGGCAGCGACAAGTGTCCTGCCTCCAACTGCGGAAAAGACAAAGCCACGCACAGGGTCCCCGAAAGCCCTGATAGCCAGGCCATGGCCCGGGCTCTCATTGGAATGCTCGAAATCTCCCGCATCAAACACTCCAACGCCCCGACACTCAAAAAGGGGAAGGGCTTCATGGTCGGCGTCCTACTCTGTAAAGGCTATGAGCCCACGAAGGGCGGTCTCATCTACGCGGCCATGTCCGGAGAGAAGAACACCCCCGGATTCGAAAAGGCCGTCGCGGCGCTCAAGGATGGTGAGCCACGTTGGACCCCCTGCGCCGGGGAGAGGGTAGACCTCAACCAGGCGCTCTGTGCCCCCGACATGAAGCCAGACGCAAAATTCTTCGAAAACCTGGTCGCTGGAATACCCGAGATATTGGTCGACGATGGAAGCGGGGGAAGAAAGCCTCTGAACCGTCCAACTCCGGGAAACTGCGCCGCTCCCAAGCTCATCCAGACAGCACGTCAAGCCGGTCACCACCCGCTCTCCATGACGGAAGTCTTCTACAGCCCGACCAAGCCCGAGTCCGTCACGACACTCGTGACCTACACGAGTCAGGAAGACGCCGAGAAGAAAATCATCAAGGAGTTGATGAGCTTTGGCCACAACGAGAGTGTCCCCTCTTGTGCCTCGTGCCAGGTCATCCTCACTCCCATGCTCTGCAACAACACCGAAACCTCCTGCGCTTAA
- a CDS encoding OsmC family protein: protein MANIGSCCTLDLDTLHKTKEHVSANPEAGKGRFETVTEWRDGAQAVTRARSFTLETDEPAALGGKDQHIDPMELLLASLGTCLTIGWVTQARMRNLDYRNLRIKVSAPFDLRGYLNLDPTVRAGFSELQYTVEVDTDADAATLEEIRKAAEKTSPMFDNILNPTAISGRVTKTSGSVAA, encoded by the coding sequence ATGGCAAACATCGGCAGCTGCTGCACGCTCGACCTCGACACCCTCCACAAGACGAAGGAGCACGTGTCCGCCAACCCGGAGGCGGGCAAGGGCCGCTTCGAGACGGTGACGGAGTGGCGCGATGGAGCCCAGGCGGTGACGCGGGCCCGCTCCTTCACGCTGGAGACCGACGAGCCCGCGGCGCTGGGCGGCAAGGACCAGCACATCGACCCGATGGAGCTGCTGCTGGCGTCGCTGGGGACGTGCCTGACGATCGGCTGGGTGACGCAGGCGCGGATGCGCAACCTGGACTACCGCAACCTGCGCATCAAGGTGAGCGCGCCGTTCGACCTGCGCGGCTACCTCAACCTGGACCCGACGGTGCGCGCGGGCTTCTCCGAGCTCCAGTACACCGTCGAGGTGGACACCGACGCGGACGCGGCCACGCTGGAGGAGATCCGCAAGGCGGCGGAGAAGACCAGCCCGATGTTCGACAACATCCTCAACCCCACGGCCATCTCCGGCCGCGTGACGAAGACGAGCGGCTCCGTCGCGGCCTGA